The Candidatus Eremiobacteraceae bacterium genomic interval TTGAAGTTGCGTGCCCGCGAGTTGAATGCTGGTGACCGTCAGTTCGATGCTCGCAGTTCGGCCTTGGCTCGCCGACTGCACCGCGAGGACGCTGCCGAACAATGTTGCGCCGGCCAATAAGGCGCCGTTGGTCGGGAATGGCCCCTTTACTGCCAACTTGATCGGTTGACCCGCATACGCCGACTTCGTGTTCGCGTCCGTCAGGAGCGTGGCGTTGATGCTCGATCCGTTCGGAATCGGCGGCTTCGCAGCGGCGATGTTGATCGCGCCGGTGTTCTGATTATAGTCGACCTCGGCGCCCAGCGCCTCGGAGACGAAGCGAAGCGGAACCATGGTCGTGGCGCCGACGATGTAGGGAGCGGCGTCGAGATAGGTGGCTTGGCCGTTGACGATTGCCTGATTCGACCCGATCTTCACCTGCACGGTCTTGTCGCCCGAGGTGGCATTGATAGTGCCGTTGTCGTACGCGACGCCGGCTCCCAAACTTTCGAAGATGTTGCGCAAGGGCACGAACACTCGTCCGCCTTTTTCGACGGCGGGCTGGGTGAGCGACACAGTTTGACCATTGACCAGCACGCTGAATCCGGCAGCGCTTGCCGGCTGTGCGCTGAGGATCAATCCGGTCAGCAAAGCTAGCGTGCCGCCGACGATGGGGAAGTTCGCGCGCGATGTGGTGTTCTGAAACATTGGTTCTCCTAGTATCGTTGGTGGTTGCCGCGGCGGCTCTGCGCCATAGTCGACGACAACACTAAAGTCAACGTCATCCGGCATGGCAAAGTTCCGCGTCCCGAAACACCGCGCGGAATCATGCCTCGCGCGGATCGGTCTACAGTGAGTTATCGGATGATGTACGACATTCCGGTGGCGTGAATCGAGTTACTGCGAACTAGCATCTGGGCGGAGCGCTCTTCAGTCGTCGACCAAGCCCTCGCCTGACGATTGTTTACTACGGTCCGATGCGACCGGCGGTCGAAGCGTCGCACGATTTGATCGCGACCGGCGATTCGACATCGCTTTGCGCGAGCCAGCAATCGCCAAGGATCGAACAATAGCAGACGTGTAGGCGCACGCGCTTTTGCAGCGCCGCTGCCTCTTGCGCGAACTGAAGCGAACGCACGCGTGCGATCCTAACGGATTCCGCCGCTCTCAACACGTCGCCCGGTCCCATCGAGCTCAAGGTGACGTTGTCGTTATGGCCGGCGCGGTATCCAAGCTCGCGCAATCCGGCCGCGAGCGACGGCTGCGGTTTTCCATCGATGAGGAGGATCGCACTGCGGATGAGCGCGGGGCCGGCGCCCACGTTTTGCACATCCAGCTCGAGCGTTGTGTTGCTCGACGTGGATTGGAACGAGATGTACGGCCAGACGGCGACGCTGAGTTGGCTCGAAAGGATTTTACCCTGATAGATCACTGCCGCTGCGGTCAGCGTGCTCACGAGCAGCGCGCACAGCGCGATGATCAGATCGGTGCGTAGTGCCGATTTCAGTCTAGCGATACGCTTCTTGTATCCCCGCAAAGCGTGCGTCGGGCGTTTCGATATCCAACCCGGCGATGGCCGGCGAATCCTTGATGGTGAGCGATTCGAGCGTCGGCCGTATCTCGGTGTAGATGATGCCGAGCGGGATCTTGCCCGGCTGCATGAGCACGTCGAACGCCTGCGCGCGGTTGTGCGGATCGTAGTCCGGAAGATCGCTGAGATGGTACACGTTTTCTTTGAACCACTTGTACGTGTTGATCTTGTTGAAGGTCACGCACGGCGACATCACTTCGACGATGGCAAAGCCCGGGTGGGCTATGGCGGCTTTCATCATCTCCGTCATGGCTTTGGGTTCGGAGGAAAAACCGCGGGCGATGAACGTTCCGCCGGCCGCTAACGCGACGGCCAATCCGTTGAGCGGTTCGTCGGGATTGCCGCCCGGCGACGTGCCGGTGACGTAGCCGAGCGAAGATGTGGGCGACGATTGGCCCTTGGTCAAGCCGTACGTCTGGTTGTCCATGACGATATAGGTCACGTCGGGATTGCGCCGGACTGCGTGCATGAAGTGGCCCGCACCGATGGCGTAGCCATCGCCGTCGCCGCCGGCCGCGATCACGGTCAGGTCTCTATTCGCCAATTTGACTGCGGTCGCCACCGGCAACGCGCGCCCGTGCACTCCGTGAAACGCATACGAGTGGAAGTAACCTGAGATCTTGCCGGAGCAGCCGATCCCTGAGATGAAGGCGGTGTCCTTGGGCTGCAGCCCCATATCCGCCGCAGCCTGCTTCAACGAGGCGATGACGCCGAAGTCGCCGCAGCCCGGGCACCACCACGACGGCGTGGTGGTGGCGAAATCTTTCGCGGTGAGTGTTGTCGCCATTTCGAATCAGACTCCCACGGGCCGGGGTGCGGCCGCGCCGGCCACGACGGACGTGATCGCATCCATGATCTCGATCGGCCGGAACGGCTTGCCGTTGTACTTCAGCACCGTGTGCATGTTCGGCAATGGCCCGACCACGTAACGGATCAGGCGGTCCAACTGCCCGGTGAAATTGTTCTCCACCACGAAGATGTGATACGCATCTTGGATGAAGTCGCGCACTTCATCTTCCGGGAACGGCCACAAGGTGCGCAACTGCATGAAACGCGTCGGTGTTCCGGCGGCGGCGAGCCGTTCTTGGGCTTCGGCTATCGGACCGCGATTCGATCCGTAGCCGATGATGGCGACGCGGGCCGATCGATCGCCGAGGATGTTCGCCTTCGGCAATTCCGGCCGCATCGATATGAGTTTTTGCATCCGCTTGTCCATCATCTTCGTGCGGTTGCCCGCATCTTCGGTGATGACGCCATGATCGTTGTGCTCGGAGCCGGCCGCTAGATACATGCCGCCCTCGGTCCCGGGCACCGCGCGCGGAGACACGCCGTCGTCGGTGAACGCAAACCGCCGGTACTCGCCGAACTTCAAGTTGCCGTTGCGCTCGAGCTTGCCCCGGTCCACGGTGACCGCCGTGACGTCCAGTGAGGGCAGGGTGGCCTTGCTCTGACACAGCGCCTGCTCGGAGAGAACGAACACCGGCAGTTGATACTTCTCCGCGATATTGAAGGCGATTGCGGTGAGATAGAACGATTCTTCGACCGTGCCCGGCGCGATGACGACGCGCGGGATCTCGCCATGACCCGAAAAAATGAGATGGTTGAGATTGCTCTGCTCGGTCTTGGTAGGCATGCCGGTGGAGGGCCCGGCACGCGCGCATTCGATCACCACGACCGGGATCTCCAGCACGCCCGCGAGACCGATGGCTTCCGTCATCAGCGCTTGGCCCGGCCCCGAAGTGGACGTCATGGCCCGCACGCCGGCGAAGCTCGCGCCGATGACCATGTTGATGGCTGAGAGTTCGTCCTCGGCCTGCACCACGACGCCGCCGTACTTTGGCGCGTACTTGGCCATCCATTCCAGCACGTCTGTCGCGGGGGTGATGGGATAGCCGGCCATGAACCGGCAGCCCGCCACGAGCGCGCCGTAGGCGATCGCGTCGTTGCCCATCATGATGAGCCGGTCCCCGTCAACGGCCTTGGTCAAACCGTATCCGCTAGGCCGATCGAAATGATCGTCGACATATTTTTCGCCGGCCTTTATCGCCCTGATGTTGAGATCGACGACCTTCTCACCTTTACGCTGGTAGACCGAGGTGACGTCACCGAGGACGGTCTCCGCATCCATGCCGATAAGCCGGCTCAGCACGCCAAGCGACACGGTGTTGCGGACCAGTTCAAGCCCGATCTCTTCCTTAGCGATCTTCGCCAGCGGCACTTCGTAGAAATGCACGTCGGGCCGCCGCACTGCGTCCGTCAACTTGTCATGGGTGTTGTCGAAGATGATAAATCCGCCGGGGCGAATCTCGTGTATGTGCTTTTCGATGGCCTCGAGATCGAACGCCACGAGGCCATCGACGAAATCGGCCATGCCGTAGTTTTGTTTCTCACCCGCTCGGATCACGTAGTTCGTGTGGCCGCCGCGGATGCGTGACGGGAAGTCCTTATATGTGTAGACTTCGAGGCCCATGTGTTTGAACACACCGGCGATCAGATCGCCTGTGGTGAGACTGCCGTCGCCGGCCTGTCCGCCGAACATCACTTCGACGTTGTTGAGGATCATCGTGACCCCTTTCGCTTAGGGTATGGGGTTAGAGGGTATCGCGATGCTGCCCTGCGGAAGCGGTCAGTCGCCGCTCCGGTCGAACAGGCTTATCTGTTTCGCACCCGCGGCGGCGAGCGCTGCGACTTTTGTCCCCACAAGTCGCACTCGCGCATTCTTAAGTCCCGCCCGCCGCACGCAAAACGCAGCGGCCGCCGCGATGATCCGCGCGTCGTCGGTCGGTTCCGACAGCGTTGTCTGGCGGCCGTGCGCCGTGAAGTTTGCCAATTTCACCTTGACACCCACGGTCAACGCGCGCAAACCGCGCCGGCGGAGACGTTCCGACAATTCAGCGGCCTGCGCGCGTACCGCTAGAACGAGAGCGCGGACGTCGGTCACATCGTGTTCGAACGTCTCTTCACTTGAGATCGAGTGCACGGAGTGTTCGTCGGACACGCGGCGTCTATCGATGCCGCGGGCGAGGTCGCGCATTTCGTGGCCGTAGCGTCCGAACAAGGCGAACGACCGCTCGTCATCGAGGACTGCGAGTTGGCCGATGCGTTCGATGCCGGCCGCGCGCAGTCGCGCTTCGGTCTTCGGACCGACCCCCCACAGACGCCCAACGGGTTTCTGCGCGAGATACTCCGCTTCGGTCCCGGGCACGACGCAGACGAGCCCATCGGGTTTGCCGTCGTCGCTGGCTATCTTCGCGACGATTTTGGCGGCCGCGATGCCGACCGAGATCGTCAACGCGGTCGCGGCTCGCACCGCCGCTTTGATTCGCACGGCCGTGTTCCGCGCCTCGTCGAGCTCCACCGGACCTAGATCGCAGAAAGCTTCGTCGAGCGAAAGACCCTCGACAACCGTGGCCTCGGCCCGCAACACGCCGAACATCGCGCGGCTCGCGTCGCGATATTTGGAAAAATCCGGCGGCACGACCACCAACTGCGGACATTTTTGCAGCGCCATGAAAAGCGGCATCGCGCTGCGCACGCCGAACGGACGCGCCTCGTACGATGCGGTCAACACGACAGCGCGCCGGCTGCGCCCGCTGACGACCAGTGGCTTGCCACGAAGCGCCGGATCGTCGCGTTGGGCGACGGCCGCGTAGAACGCATCGAGGTCTGCATGCAAGATCATGCAGTAGGAGGGCAAGCATCGCTTGCCCCATTTGATTTTTTGAGGAGGGCAACTGTACTAGGGCAAGCATCGCTTGCCCATCCCGTTCTCATTCTCGATCGATCCCGCGCGCCGTGTCCAGATACACAGCATACGCCCCAAGCCAATGGGTCGTCTCGTATCCATTCCATTCAAGCGAGTCTAGTCCGGCTCGACGGTGCTCAAGCGCCAGCTTTCGCAAGCTCTTTATGCGATCGTCGCCGTCCGGCAGACCCGCCGCTATCCCGTTGAGCATCCACGCGCGGCTCAAGTTCAAGCCGGCGTAATGCGCGAGCTGGCCATCGTGCGGATCGGTTACCGCGACCGGCCGCATCGTCAGCCGGCCTGGGAGAAAGCGCGTGAGCCACTTGGCAAAGCGTCGCGGCGCGAACACGCGTCGCATCAGGTCCGACTCTGCCAAACATGGCGAAAGAAAATCGTGCCCGGATGGTTCGTACGCGATGGGCCCATCTTGGTCGCGAGCATAAAATCGGCGCGCGCACTTCACGAGCAATCCGGTAAAATCTCGATCTCCCCCGCTGCGCGCGTAGTCTAGAGCAATGCCCATCGCGAACGCGGTTTGCGAATGCACGCCGGAGCGAATCGGATGGGACAACTTCGGAAGCCACGCGCATAGCGACGAAATCGCAGCTTTTTGGAGCGGACGCAGCGCACTATAAAGGCGCCGGCCCAACGGCGTGTCCCACGAGCGCAATTCCGCGCTGAGCTGGAGAACCCACGCCAGTCCGTACGGCCGCTCGAAACTGGCTCGCTCCGCAACTGAGAAGTATTCAGCTTCGCGTCGCATCCTTGCTGGCTGTATATGGATGGATAACACGCGTTCTATGCGTTTGACCAGCGGGATAAGTGGGTAGAGCCGGGCGATCCGCACGAGGACCCAGTGATTTTCCACCGCCGAGTGCCAGTCGAAGCAGCCGTAAAACGCCGGATGCAAGTCACGATGCGCATGTGCGTCACGTCGAGACTTCACAATGTGCGCGGA includes:
- a CDS encoding copper amine oxidase N-terminal domain-containing protein produces the protein MFQNTTSRANFPIVGGTLALLTGLILSAQPASAAGFSVLVNGQTVSLTQPAVEKGGRVFVPLRNIFESLGAGVAYDNGTINATSGDKTVQVKIGSNQAIVNGQATYLDAAPYIVGATTMVPLRFVSEALGAEVDYNQNTGAINIAAAKPPIPNGSSINATLLTDANTKSAYAGQPIKLAVKGPFPTNGALLAGATLFGSVLAVQSASQGRTASIELTVTSIQLAGTQLQQPITAKIVKINVSQKNNITNEAAGTLGGMLIGNWIGKAIGTSKGVGGLVGAAGGYLLTSNSKQNLDVAAGSTVQLQLLDTLLLK
- a CDS encoding 2-oxoacid:ferredoxin oxidoreductase subunit beta, encoding MATTLTAKDFATTTPSWWCPGCGDFGVIASLKQAAADMGLQPKDTAFISGIGCSGKISGYFHSYAFHGVHGRALPVATAVKLANRDLTVIAAGGDGDGYAIGAGHFMHAVRRNPDVTYIVMDNQTYGLTKGQSSPTSSLGYVTGTSPGGNPDEPLNGLAVALAAGGTFIARGFSSEPKAMTEMMKAAIAHPGFAIVEVMSPCVTFNKINTYKWFKENVYHLSDLPDYDPHNRAQAFDVLMQPGKIPLGIIYTEIRPTLESLTIKDSPAIAGLDIETPDARFAGIQEAYR
- a CDS encoding 2-oxoacid:acceptor oxidoreductase subunit alpha, which produces MILNNVEVMFGGQAGDGSLTTGDLIAGVFKHMGLEVYTYKDFPSRIRGGHTNYVIRAGEKQNYGMADFVDGLVAFDLEAIEKHIHEIRPGGFIIFDNTHDKLTDAVRRPDVHFYEVPLAKIAKEEIGLELVRNTVSLGVLSRLIGMDAETVLGDVTSVYQRKGEKVVDLNIRAIKAGEKYVDDHFDRPSGYGLTKAVDGDRLIMMGNDAIAYGALVAGCRFMAGYPITPATDVLEWMAKYAPKYGGVVVQAEDELSAINMVIGASFAGVRAMTSTSGPGQALMTEAIGLAGVLEIPVVVIECARAGPSTGMPTKTEQSNLNHLIFSGHGEIPRVVIAPGTVEESFYLTAIAFNIAEKYQLPVFVLSEQALCQSKATLPSLDVTAVTVDRGKLERNGNLKFGEYRRFAFTDDGVSPRAVPGTEGGMYLAAGSEHNDHGVITEDAGNRTKMMDKRMQKLISMRPELPKANILGDRSARVAIIGYGSNRGPIAEAQERLAAAGTPTRFMQLRTLWPFPEDEVRDFIQDAYHIFVVENNFTGQLDRLIRYVVGPLPNMHTVLKYNGKPFRPIEIMDAITSVVAGAAAPRPVGV
- the dinB gene encoding DNA polymerase IV; its protein translation is MPSYCMILHADLDAFYAAVAQRDDPALRGKPLVVSGRSRRAVVLTASYEARPFGVRSAMPLFMALQKCPQLVVVPPDFSKYRDASRAMFGVLRAEATVVEGLSLDEAFCDLGPVELDEARNTAVRIKAAVRAATALTISVGIAAAKIVAKIASDDGKPDGLVCVVPGTEAEYLAQKPVGRLWGVGPKTEARLRAAGIERIGQLAVLDDERSFALFGRYGHEMRDLARGIDRRRVSDEHSVHSISSEETFEHDVTDVRALVLAVRAQAAELSERLRRRGLRALTVGVKVKLANFTAHGRQTTLSEPTDDARIIAAAAAFCVRRAGLKNARVRLVGTKVAALAAAGAKQISLFDRSGD
- a CDS encoding DUF2891 domain-containing protein — encoded protein: MTVATTKDATILRSARLALACVVRDYPVGSAHIVKSRRDAHAHRDLHPAFYGCFDWHSAVENHWVLVRIARLYPLIPLVKRIERVLSIHIQPARMRREAEYFSVAERASFERPYGLAWVLQLSAELRSWDTPLGRRLYSALRPLQKAAISSLCAWLPKLSHPIRSGVHSQTAFAMGIALDYARSGGDRDFTGLLVKCARRFYARDQDGPIAYEPSGHDFLSPCLAESDLMRRVFAPRRFAKWLTRFLPGRLTMRPVAVTDPHDGQLAHYAGLNLSRAWMLNGIAAGLPDGDDRIKSLRKLALEHRRAGLDSLEWNGYETTHWLGAYAVYLDTARGIDRE